A stretch of Phragmites australis chromosome 12, lpPhrAust1.1, whole genome shotgun sequence DNA encodes these proteins:
- the LOC133886671 gene encoding T-complex protein 1 subunit theta-like yields MVGLGAMPGYGIQSMLKEGHRHLSGLDEAVLKNIDACRELSAITRTSLGPNGMNKMVINHLDKLFVTNDAATIVNELEVQHPAAKILVLAGRAQQEEIGDGANLTISFAGELLEKAAELIRMGLHPSEIIIGYTKAINKTTEVLEDLVEKGSENMDVRNKEEVVLRMKSAVASKQFGQEDILCPLVADACMQVCPKNPANFNVDNVRVAKLTGGGLHNSSVVRGMVLKNDAVGSIKKVEKAKIAVFAGGVDTSATETKGTVLIHSAEQLENYAKTEEAKVEELIKAVADSGAKVIVSGGAVGDMALHFCERYKLMVLKISSKFELRRFCRTTGAVAVLKLSRPNVDELGYADSVSVEEIGGVRVTVVKNEEGGNAVATVVLRGSTDSILDDLERAVDDGVNTYKSMCRDSRIIPGAAATEIELARRLKEFSLKETGLDQYAIAKFAESFEMVPRTLADNAGLNAMEIISSLYAEHAGGNTKVGIDLEEGACKDVSVLKIWDLYVTKLYALKYSADAACTVLRVDQIIMAKPAGGPRRDAQPGPGGMDED; encoded by the exons ATGGTGGGCCTGGGCGCGATGCCGGGGTACGGGATCCAGTCGATGCTCAAGGAGGGCCACCGCCACCTCTCGGGGCTCGACGAGGCCGTGCTCAAGAACATCGACGCCTGCCGCGAGCTCTCCGCCATCACGCGTACCTCCCTCGGCCCCAACG GAATGAACAAGATGGTTATCAATCACTTGGACAAGCTCTTTGTGACAAACGATGCTGCGACCATCGTGAATGAGCTTGAGGTTCAGCACCCGGCTGCTAAGATCTTGGTCCTAGCTGGCCGAGCTCAGCAGGAGGAGATTGGGGATGGTGCTAATCTCACCATATCGTTCGCCGGTGAACTGCTTGAGAAGGCTGCAGAGCTCATCAGGATGGGCTTGCATCCAAGTGAGATCATCATTGGCTACACCAAAGCCATCAACAAG ACAACTGAGGTCTTGGAGGATCTTGTAGAGAAAGGCTCTGAGAACATGGATGTAAGGAACAAGGAGGAGGTTGTGTTAAGGATGAAATCTGCTGTTGCGAGCAAGCAATTTGGCCAGGAGGATATACTGTGCCCTCTTGTCGCTGAT GCCTGCATGCAAGTTTGCCCCAAAAATCCTGCAAACTTCAACGTGGACAATGTCAGAGTGGCTAAGCTGACTGGAGGTGGTTTGCATAATTCTTCTGTGGTCCGTGGGATGGTTCTGAAAAATGACGCTGTTGGGAGCATAAAAAAAGTGGAGAAGGCAAAG attgcagtATTTGCTGGCGGTGTTGATACCTCTGCCACTGAAACAAAGGGAACTGTGTTGATACATTCCGCCGAACAG CTAGAAAATTATGCTAAGACTGAGGAAGCTAAGGTGGAGGAACTTATCAAAGCTGTTGCTGACTCAGGTGCCAAGGTTATTGTCAGTGGAGGAGCAGTTGGCGATATGGCGTTACATTTCTGTGAACGTTACAA ACTAATGGTTTTGAAAATCAGCTCGAAGTTTGAACTGAGAAGATTCTGCCGTACTACTGGGGCTGTAGCAGTT TTGAAACTTAGCCGACCAAATGTGGACGAATTAGGTTATGCAGACTCTGTTTCGGTGGAAGAGATTGGCGGTGTTCGA GTGACCGTCGTCAAGAATGAAGAAGGTGGAAATGCTGTGGCTACCGTTGTCTTGAGAGGCAGTACTGACAGTATACTAGATGATCTTGAAAGAGCTGTTGATGATGGCGTCAATACTTACAAG TCAATGTGCAGGGACAGTCGGATAATTCCTGGTGCTGCTGCAACGGAAATAGAACTGGCAAGGAGATTGAAGGAGTTTTCTTTGAAGGAAACAGG GTTGGACCAGTATGCTATTGCAAAATTTGCTGAAAGCTTTGAAATGGTTCCAAGAACCCTGGCTGACAATGCTGGACTTAATGCAATGGAGATAATATCATCTCTTTATGCTGAGCATGCTGGTGGCAACACAAAAGTCGGCATTGACTTGGAGGAAGGTGCTTGCAAGGATGTCTCAGTCTTGAAAATATGGGACCTCTACGTCACAAA GTTATATGCCCTAAAATACTCTGCCGATGCTGCATGCACTGTGCTACGGGTTGACCAG ATCATCATGGCGAAGCCAGCCGGAGGGCCAAGAAGAGATGCCCAGCCTGGTCCTGGTGGGATGGACGAAGATTAG